The proteins below are encoded in one region of Saccopteryx leptura isolate mSacLep1 chromosome 1, mSacLep1_pri_phased_curated, whole genome shotgun sequence:
- the FAM181B gene encoding protein FAM181B, giving the protein MAVQAALLTTHPFVPFGFGGSPDGLGGALGALDKGCCFEDDETGMPAGALLAGTEGGDVREATSDLLSFIDSASSNIKLALDKPGKSKRKVNHRKYLQKQIKRCSGLMGAAPPGPPSPGAADAPAKRALGTPSAQTLAAPAQGKAAPRRDTSQTAAAASLQSRSLAALFDSLRHIPGAADSNGDSVTAPTANLGGEGAGGSGGEAAGPAGGTAAPAARKVPLRARNLPPSFFTEPSRASGGGGGPSGPCVSLCDLEKGSETLEFFELLGPDYGAGAEAGVLLTAEPLDVFPTGAAVLRGPPELEAGLFEPPAAMVGSLLYPEPWSTPACPPSKKPSLAAPRGGSTLNEPLRRLYPVAADSSGGEDGLGLLASFAPFFSDCALPPPPHQVSYDYSPGYGRAAYSSLWRPDGVWEGAAGEEGGHRD; this is encoded by the coding sequence ATGGCGGTGCAAGCAGCGCTCCTTACCACGCACCCTTTCGTCCCCTTCGGCTTCGGGGGCTCCCCGGACGGTCTGGGGGGCGCCTTGGGAGCCCTGGACAAGGGATGCTGTTTCGAGGACGATGAAACCGGGATGCCAGCGGGCGCGCTGCTGGCTGGCACTGAGGGCGGGGACGTGCGCGAGGCCACCAGCGACCTACTCAGCTTCATCGACTCGGCGTCCAGCAACATCAAGCTGGCGCTGGACAAGCCGGGCAAGTCGAAACGGAAGGTGAACCACCGCAAGTACCTGCAGAAGCAGATCAAGCGCTGTAGTGGTCTTATGGGCGCCGCGCCACCGGGTCCGCCATCCCCGGGCGCCGCCGACGCTCCCGCCAAACGAGCGCTCGGCACCCCCAGCGCTCAGACCCTCGCGGCCCCGGCCCAAGGAAAGGCCGCTCCCCGGCGGGATACGTCGCAGACTGCGGCGGCCGCCAGCCTGCAGAGCCGGAGCCTGGCCGCGCTCTTCGACTCGCTGCGCCACATCCCCGGGGCCGCGGATTCCAACGGGGATTCAGTGACGGCACCCACGGCCAACCTCGGCGGAGAGGGCGCGGGGGGCTCAGGGGGAGAAGCGGCCGGCCCTGCAGGGGGCACGGCCGCCCCCGCCGCCAGGAAGGTCCCTCTCCGTGCCCGAAACCTGCCCCCGTCCTTCTTTACCGAGCCGTCCCGGGCGAGCGGCGGCGGGGGCGGCCCGTCGGGGCCTTGCGTGAGCTTGTGCGACCTGGAGAAGGGATCCGAGACCCTGGAGTTCTTCGAGCTGCTGGGTCCCGACTACGGCGCGGGCGCCGAGGCGGGCGTCTTGCTCACCGCGGAGCCTCTGGATGTGTTCCCCACGGGAGCCGCCGTCCTGCGGGGACCCCCGGAGCTGGAGGCCGGCCTCTTTGAGCCGCCGGCGGCGATGGTGGGAAGCCTACTGTACCCCGAACCGTGGAGCACCCCGGCTTGTCCACCAAGCAAGAAGCCGTCCCTGGCCGCCCCCCGCGGCGGCTCGACCTTGAACGAGCCCTTGCGCCGCCTGTACCCCGTCGCGGCGGACTCTTCCGGCGGGGAGGACGGGCTGGGCCTTTTGGCCTCTTTCGCCCCCTTCTTCTCAGACTGTGCCCTGCCTCCGCCGCCCCACCAGGTGTCCTACGATTACAGCCCCGGCTACGGGCGCGCCGCCTACTCCAGTCTGTGGAGACCCGACGGGGTTTGGGAAGGGGCggcgggggaggagggaggacaccGAGACTGA